The segment CAGCAGCATGAATGTGCTCGAGCTCATCCAGGCCTGCGTGAAGGAGCGCAAGCCGCTGCAGTCGGCTCCCTGACCTGGCGGGTGCCTGACATCGGGACAGGCGCGCCACGAGGGTGGCGCGCCCATCCTTCCTGAAGCGTGCGGGTCAAGGGTTGGACATCCTTGGCCCGCGGTCGTTAGAAGAGGACGCCCTGCTTGCGCAGGTAGGCTTCGGCGTCCGCGAGGCTCTCCAGGTAGTGTTCCGCCACGGTGTACGCCTGCGAGGCACCATGCCCACCCGCGGCAAACCCCTGGCTGTCGTACTTGCCGGGCGTCTCATCCGTGGCGACGTACCGTCCGTCCTCGCCGCGCGGGGTCTTCTCCACCGCGTAGAAGAAGCTGTCGAGCTGCTTCCGGTCGGTGACGCGCTCCAGCCGCTGGCGCAGCTCCTGCGGCGTGGTCTTGAGCCGCTCGGCCAACTGCGTGAGGAAGCGCCCGGTGCTCACCGCGGTGTCGGGGTCCTTGAGCTGCTCGGCCAGCCGGGGTGAGAAGCCCGCTCCCTGGAGGAAGGCCTGGGTGTCCTGCTGCGACTCCTGGCGCTTCTGGCTCTCGTTCCAGAGAGAGACTCCCGTGCCCGCCGCGAACAGCAGGCCGCCCACCACCTGGCCCGCCACGGGCACGGACTGCGACAGCGCCGCGGCGGCCAGGAGGGCGCCGCCCGTCGCGGAGGCCGTCTTCGCGAGCCCCTCGACAGGGTCTCCCTTCCTGAAGGCATTGAAGGAGGCGAGCCCATCACCGACCGCGCCCAGCACGCCGCCCGCGGGGCCGAGCTTGCCCAGCACCTTGGTTGCCGCCTGGGTGTTCTTCCCGAGGACGTCCAGCACGAAGAGGCTGGTGTCCGCCGAGGCCGAGAGCGTGTCCCCCAGCGCCTTGGCCGTGCTCCCGAGGTCCAGGCCCTTGCCGTCCTGGAGCCCCTTCGCGACGTCCGTCACGCTGTTGGCGGCTCCGAAGAGGCCGGCCACCACGCCGAGCCCCCGCAGTGCGCTGCTCGCCCCGGAGGCCCCCGTCGTGCCGGACGGCTCGACGGAGAGCTTGCGGAGCGCCCCGTCCAGCGCCTCTGCGGCCCCCTTCTTGTTGTCCAGCAGGTCGTTGAAGTGCCCCTTCAGCGTGTCCATGTCCTCGGCTGTGACGCCGAAGAGGGCGGGGTTCTTTCCGAGCACGTTCTCGAAGACGCGCTTGGCGCCCGCGATGTCCTCCCCGCTGGCCGCGGCCTTGATGGCGGCGCTCGCCAGCCCCTTGGTGACGGACGTGGTCAGCCCCTTGGCGATGTCCTGGGCGTCCTTGCCCAGCTTGGGGCTCTTGAGCCAGTGGGAGACGCCGTCCAGGAAGGACGGCTCCTTGTTGGCCTGCTTCGCCACCTCCGCGTCGATGAACTTCTGGCCGACGTCCGTCCCGACGAAGCCCTTGAGCTGCTTCTGCGTCTCCAGGGCCTCGTCCGCGAAGCCGGGCAGCCCGCCATCCTTGCCCTTGAAGAGGGGGGAGTCCGGCTGCTTGAGGACTTCGTTGGAGGCCTCGAGCGCGCCCTCCAGCTTCTTCGCCGCGTCCTCGAGCGCGCCGTACTCGGCCTTGTGGCGCGCCTTGAAGGCGTTGAGGGCGTTCTGCTGCTCCTGCTGCGTCATCGCCGGGCCGAAGCTGGCGGCGAGCCGGGCGACCTGGGCGTTCAGCTCCTCGACCTTCTTCGACTTCTCCGCGAAGTCCTCGCGAATCTCCTTCACCTCGGCCTGGGTGGTCCGGGTGAGCTGCTCGGCCTGCCTGGACTTGCCACCACGCTCGAGGGCCGTCGCGAGGTGGACGGAGAAGGCCCCGCCCTCGCCCCGCCGGAGGCTCTCGCGCAGGCCTTCGCTCGTGCCCCGCCTGAGCTTCTCGTCGGCGCCAATCCCCGAGGCCAGGCCCTCGGCGAGCGCGCGTTGCTCCTCGGGCCGCAGGGTGCTGGACGCCTTGCCCAGGGCCTCCGCCGTCTCCTTGCCGGAGGCCGAGTCCTCGCTGGCGTCGGCGGGTTGCGACAGCGTGCCGCCAATGGTCTCGAGCTGCGGCTTGACGGCCTCGAGCAGTGCCTTGCGGTACTCGGGGCTCGTGCCCTTCTCGAGCAGGGCGGCCAGCTCCTTGCTGGCGGCCTCGGCTCGGGGGGCGAATTTGCCGGGCTTGAGCGAGTTCCCGAGGTCGTTGGGGTCCGACTTCGGGGGGGCCAGCGCCCGCGCCACGCGCTTCGCGTCCTCCTGGGCGGCCTCCCGCGGCGAGGCGGCCTGGGGGGCGCCGAAGAGCTTGCGCTGGTCTGCCGCGGACAGCTTCCGGGTGGCGTCGAACCCGTCCGTCACCTTGTCGGCGAGGGGGTAGGGTGGAGCCACGTTCTCCCGGGCGGCCTGGGCGTTGGCGGCCTTCTGGGCCGCCAGGGCTTCATTGGCCGAGGTGACGGCCGCCTGGCGCGCGGCCTCCGCGTCCTGCTGCGCCTTGGTGGCGGTCCGGGTGGCCGCGTCCAGGTCCTTCTGGCTCTTCTTCAGGGCCTCCGTCTTCTGTCGCTCCACCGAGGGGGCCCACTTGCCGCCGTGCGCGTCCAGCTCCCGGTGCAGCGCATCCTGCTTCCCCTGCAGCGTCTTCTGCCGCTCCTGGGCGCTCGTCGCCTTCCGGCTCGCGGCCTGCGACTCCTGCTGCTTCTTCGCCGCGGTCGTCCGGGCCTTTTCCGCCTTGGTCGTGGCCTCCCGGAGGGCCGGGCTGCCCCCCTGCTTCTTCGGCGTGTCCGAGGTCGTCGTGCCGGTCCCGGACGCCGGAGTCGAGGCGGGAGGAGGAACGTACTTCTTCGTCTTGATGTTCGCGTCCAGCATGACGGGCTCCCATGCCATCTCAGGCGTAAGTCGGCCCGGGTCAGCCCCGGGCTCCTGGACGGAAAAGAAGGAGTGGCCCGGTCCGCATCCCAAAAAAGTCAGTCGAAGCCCGGAGGTGCGCGCCCGTTACAATGGACCGCGCCCAGGCACTGGGCCACCACGTAGCCGAGCGCATACCGGGACTCCATCCTCCCGATGAGCACCAACCCGAGCGTCACCGCCGGATTCACATGGCAGCCGGAGATGGGCCCTACCGTCCTACTTTCCCTTCATCACCCGATGAACGGCAGGTTCCGGTACACCTCGGAGTAGTCCAGCCCGTAGCCCACGACGAAGTGGTCGTCGATCTCAGCGTCGGAGGACCACGAGGGCGAGCAGCGCGGGGCGGGCGGGGCGCATCGGAATTGTAACTGGGATGCTGCACAGGGGAGGGCGCGACACAAGCCAGCCCCCGTCCACGTTTCAGGACGGGAGGCTCGAAATCCGGACGGGTGTCTTGGTACTGCATAGGCGCCACGAAGGCTTGTCGGAAGCATGGGGCGATGGTGCGTCTCTTGCACCGGGTCTGTTGTCGGTCCCACCCATCCATCCCCGCCATCCCTACCATGCTCCTGCTTCGCTCATTCGCGCGGTGTGCGCTCATTCTCATATTTTGTCTAGGTCTCCCGACAATCCAAGACGCCCATGCCGCATGCATCGACGGGGAGAGCACCTCGTGCTTGTCCAACGGGTGCCGGGGAACGAAGATTTGTGAAGGAACGGCCTGGGGGCCCTGTTCGTTCTCGGGGGTATCCACCGTCTCGTGCTCGGTCTGCGGGCGCAGCGGCACTCTTCAGTGCAATGCCTCTGGAAGCACCATCCCTGGCTCCTGCTCCGCGAAGCGGTCGGAACTGTGTAATAACTGTGACGACGATGGCGACGGGGCCGTGGACGAGGGCCTGTCCGGCCTGTCGTGCACCATGGCCAGTGGCTGTGGCGGCGTGAGCCAGTGCGCGGCGGGGGGGGCTTCATGCAACTGGATCGCGGGCAGCACCAAGGCCTGTGACCCGTGCGGGTCGGGTGGTCGCTCCGTCTGCCAGCAGGACGGCTCCATTGGGCCCTGTCAGCCTGCGACTGCCTCGCGAGAGATCGAGTGCAACGGATGCGACGACAACCGGGATGGTATCCCTGACGGAGCTTCGGGCAGAGCGGAGGCCTGCAACGGGCGGGACGACGACTGTGACGGCGCCATCGATGAAGGAAGCAGCGGGCTAGAGGGCGACGTGTGCCAAGTGGACGTGGTGCAGGCGTGCTGCCAGCCCACCACGTGCCAGGCTCAGGGCAAGAACTGCGGCGCCCTTTCGGATGGCTGTGGCAAGACGCTGAACTGCGGCACCTGCCCGAGTGGCCAGGCCTGTGGCGGCGGAGGGGTTGCCAACGTCTGTGCATGTGACCCCATCCCCCAGGCCACCGCGTGCAGCGGCAAGTGCGGCCAGGTGCCCGACGGGTGCGGCGGCTTCTGGCCCTGCGGGGGTTGCACCAGCCCGCAGACCTGCGGGGGCGGCGGCACGCCGAACGTCTGCGGTTGCACGCCAATCCCGCAGTCCACCGCCTGCTATGGGAGGAACTGCGGCTCGGTGTCCAACGGCTGCGGTGGTACCCACACCTGCGGTGGCACCTGCCCTGGCAGTACCTACTGTGGCGGCGGCGGTATCCCCAACGTCTGCGGCTGCACGCCGAACCCGGATGCCTGTGAAGGCATGGAGTGTGGCACTGCCAGCAACGAATGTGGCGGGACCGTGAGCTGCGGCGGCTGCCCCGGGGGCGGCAGATGCCGCTCCGGCGTCTGTCAAGGCGGCACCACCAGTTCCCCGCAAGAAGAGCAGCAGCGATGAGGCGCACGACGGACGTCGTCTCTCGAGACACCCAGGACATTCACATGACATCAGAGTTTCCTCGAAAGAAGGACGGCAGGAAGAAGCGAGTCCTCTCGCTGTGCATGCTCGGCCTGTATGGCGCCAGCCTCCTCGGCTCCTGCGGCCCCGCTTCGGACGGCGGCGACGGCGTGGCCCGGGTGGAGGTCTCGGCGAACCGGCTGAGCGATGATGAGCGACTGCTGGCTCCGCCCGGAACGGTGTTGGACACGAACGCCATTGGTGGGCTCGCGGCGGGTGCCACCGAGGGTACGTACTCGGTCACCGCGGACGGTGCGGCGACCTACCGGCTGCCCTTGTGGGTGCCTCCGGGACGTGCCGGGATGGAACCGGAGCTCGCGCTCAGCTACCACAGCCGTTCCGGCATGGGGCTGGCCGGGATGGGCTTCACGCTGAGCGGGACGCTCTCCCGCATCACCCGCTGCCGCAAGACGCTGGCGCAGGACGGCGTGGTGGCGCAAGTGCGCTTCGACAGGACGGATGCCCTGTGTCTGGACGGCGCCCGGCTCATCCACCTCAACCCCGAGACGACGCAGTACGGCGCCCACGGGAGCGTGTACCGCACCGAGGTCGACAACTTCGCCCGAGTGACGCTCTCCGCCAGCACCACGACGAATGGTCCGGACTACTTCGAGGTGCGTCAGAAGGACGGGCGCATCTTCACGTACGGCGCCTTTCTGGAGGGGATACGGGTCCTCCCCACGCGGGCGCTGCCCACGGGCGTGAACACGGACACCCTCCAGCGAGTGCGCTACGCCTGGGCCCTGTCCGAGGTGAAGGACCGGCAGGGCAACTACATGCGGCT is part of the Pyxidicoccus xibeiensis genome and harbors:
- a CDS encoding aquaporin — protein: MSGCHVNPAVTLGLVLIGRMESRYALGYVVAQCLGAVHCNGRAPPGFD